GACCGCTACGAGGCCGAGGACCTGCTGCAGAGCGCGCTCTTCAGCACCTACCGGGCCTGGGGCCGGATCACCGACAAGGCCGCGGTCGGCGGCTACCTCCGCCGCACCATGACCAACCTGCACATCTCCGCCTGGCGGCGCCGCAAGGTCAACGAGTACCCGACCGAGGAGCTGCCGGAGACGGCCGGCGACACCGACGCGATGGGCGGCACCGAGCTGCGCACCGTGCTCTGGCAGGCGCTGGCGAAGCTGCCGGAGAACCAGCGGACCATGCTGGTGCTGCGGTACTACGAGGGCAAGACCGACCCGGAGATCGCCGACGTGCTGGGGATCAGCGTCGGCACGGTCAAGAGCAGCATCTGGCGCGCCCTGCGCCGGCTGCGCGACGACGAGCACCTGAACAAGTCGGGCGACACCGTCCGGGCGTTCGGCGAACTGGTCGCGTAACAGGGTCGTTCGACCAGGTCGGCCGGCGAGGTCAGCCGACGAGGTCGTAGGACGCAACAGAGGACTCCCGTCGGGGGACGGGAAGCGGACGGTCACGGTCCGGGGGCAGCGGCTCGGGGGAGCATGCCCGTGGGGGAGCCGAGGATCGTTCGGGACGGCGACGGGCCCGGTGCGGGGGAGACGCACCGGGCCCGTCGTTCTGCTGCCTTGTCCTGCTTCCAGGGGCGGACGGCCTCAGGCCGCGGAGAGCTCCGTCGTCCGGGCTGCGGCGTGGATCCGCCGCTCGGCCTCCGGGCCGGCGCACGCGTACGAGCCGAGCGCGACCTGCCGCCCGACGATGGACCGCTCGGCCCGCATCAGCCGCAGGCCCCGGCGCACCAGCACCGGCAGCGACTTGCGGCCCTCCCGGACGTCCCGGCGCAGCCGCCGCCAGGCCGTGGTGAGCGCGCCGTTGCGCAGGCACAGGGCGTCGCCGAGCAGCCCCTCCTCGGCGCACTCGCCGGTGATCTCGGCCGCGAAGATGCCCTCCGCGATGAACGCGGGGGCGCCGCCCAGCTCCAGGGTGCGGGTGCCGATCCGGCCGTTGTCCGGGATCGAGTACACCGGGACG
The genomic region above belongs to Streptomyces sp. 1331.2 and contains:
- a CDS encoding ATP-binding protein — its product is MSDSPMNPAPTAHARVILLSGPSGSGKSSLAERSGLPVLQLDDFYKDGDDPTLPRLPDGAVDWDSPLAWHRDQAVAAIRTLHERGRTDVPVYSIPDNGRIGTRTLELGGAPAFIAEGIFAAEITGECAEEGLLGDALCLRNGALTTAWRRLRRDVREGRKSLPVLVRRGLRLMRAERSIVGRQVALGSYACAGPEAERRIHAAARTTELSAA